A genomic region of Dehalococcoidia bacterium contains the following coding sequences:
- a CDS encoding serine hydrolase domain-containing protein, which produces MSALSIATGSPLPLGEPEDLGFLPDRLARIGPAMQRYVDEGKVPNLVTLVARRGRIVHFEARGYMDLESRRPVAKDTIFRLYSNSKPLAGLAAMILFEEGKLTPDDPVSKFIPAFRNAVVRSDQGMLQAGLTEPARREITVRDLFRNTSGIASPGRVPLAYRNLYRAEMETLGWLTSADGSSGSRNTRERVEALARLPLSFHPGSAYEYHAGYIVIGAIIEEITGQPLDQFYRERIFAPLGMDDTYWYIDDTLLPRFPDCYRPAQVEGQWRLVTQERATESVKLRGPKTFFGAGGDEGGVLGTIGDYARFGQMLLNGGELDGTRLLSRKTVEYMTSDHSEGMLLPMRGPGFGWGIGVVVRHSNAGLPVLRSVGAYGWAGAAGTNYLADPREELLLICFTQVMNRLMMPGNTYWEEFERLVYQSLA; this is translated from the coding sequence ATGAGTGCCCTCAGCATCGCCACCGGATCGCCTCTTCCGCTGGGGGAGCCGGAAGACCTCGGCTTCCTGCCGGACCGCCTGGCGCGCATCGGGCCGGCGATGCAGCGCTACGTGGACGAGGGAAAGGTGCCGAACCTGGTGACCCTGGTGGCGCGCCGCGGACGGATCGTGCACTTCGAGGCGCGCGGCTACATGGACCTCGAGAGCCGGCGTCCCGTCGCCAAAGACACGATCTTCCGCCTTTACTCGAACTCGAAACCGCTCGCGGGGCTGGCGGCCATGATCCTCTTCGAGGAAGGCAAGCTGACGCCGGACGACCCTGTCTCGAAGTTCATACCGGCCTTCAGGAATGCCGTTGTGCGCTCGGACCAGGGCATGCTCCAGGCCGGGTTGACGGAGCCCGCCCGGCGCGAGATCACCGTCCGGGACCTCTTCCGCAACACGAGCGGCATCGCCAGCCCGGGCCGCGTTCCCCTGGCCTACCGGAACCTCTACCGCGCCGAAATGGAGACTCTCGGCTGGCTGACATCAGCCGATGGAAGCAGCGGCTCCCGTAACACGCGCGAACGGGTCGAAGCGCTGGCCCGCCTGCCGCTGAGCTTCCACCCGGGGTCGGCGTACGAGTACCACGCGGGCTACATCGTCATCGGGGCGATCATCGAGGAGATCACGGGGCAGCCTCTGGACCAGTTCTACCGCGAGCGCATCTTCGCCCCTCTGGGCATGGACGACACGTACTGGTACATCGATGACACGCTCCTACCACGCTTCCCGGACTGCTACCGGCCGGCGCAGGTCGAAGGGCAGTGGCGGCTGGTAACCCAGGAGCGGGCGACGGAGAGCGTGAAGCTCCGGGGGCCCAAGACCTTTTTCGGCGCCGGCGGCGACGAAGGCGGCGTCCTGGGGACCATCGGCGACTACGCGCGCTTCGGGCAGATGCTGCTCAATGGCGGCGAGCTCGACGGCACCCGCCTCCTGAGCCGCAAGACCGTGGAGTACATGACCAGCGACCACTCGGAAGGCATGCTCCTGCCGATGCGGGGCCCGGGGTTCGGCTGGGGCATCGGCGTGGTAGTGCGGCACAGCAACGCCGGCCTGCCGGTTTTGCGTTCGGTAGGCGCCTACGGCTGGGCGGGGGCGGCAGGCACGAACTACCTCGCGGACCCGAGAGAGGAGCTTCTCCTCATCTGCTTCACGCAGGTCATGAACCGGCTCATGATGCCGGGCAACACCTACTGGGAGGAGTTCGAGCGGCTCGTCTACCAGTCGCTGGCGTAG
- a CDS encoding CinA family protein, with protein MPFLTPEQQALATEIARALTERGETVAVAESTAGGLVSAALLWVPGASRYYRGGGVLYTRQSRIAMAGMTPQQFENYRGATLENVAAMAQALRQRLEATWCIAEAGTAGPTGGQPGRTVIAVSGPVSRSEVFETGSADREANMVAFATRSLEVLLEALR; from the coding sequence ATGCCCTTCCTGACCCCCGAACAGCAGGCGCTGGCGACCGAGATTGCGCGCGCGCTCACGGAGAGAGGCGAGACCGTCGCCGTGGCGGAGTCGACCGCCGGGGGCCTGGTCTCGGCGGCGCTGCTCTGGGTTCCGGGCGCGTCGCGCTACTACCGCGGCGGCGGCGTGCTGTACACGCGCCAGTCTCGCATCGCCATGGCGGGCATGACGCCTCAACAGTTCGAGAACTACCGCGGCGCGACGCTGGAGAACGTGGCGGCGATGGCGCAGGCCTTGCGCCAGCGCCTGGAGGCGACGTGGTGCATCGCCGAGGCCGGCACGGCGGGGCCGACGGGAGGGCAGCCCGGACGCACGGTGATCGCGGTCAGCGGCCCCGTGTCGCGCTCTGAGGTGTTCGAGACCGGCAGCGCCGACCGCGAGGCGAACATGGTGGCCTTCGCGACGCGGTCGCTGGAGGTGCTGCTGGAGGCGCTGAGATAG